In Methanomicrobium antiquum, one DNA window encodes the following:
- a CDS encoding transcription elongation factor Spt5, giving the protein MSDTDENQNRIYAIKTTAKQERTVVDNIVKALEDHDEIHVVAVMAPDELKGYVLVESPDPIARIEQLREMVPNARAVVKGETSFHEIEHFLVPKPVVSGIDEGTIVELIAGPFKGEKAVVKRVDTSKEEITVELYESMVPIPITVRGDNVRVIDKNQD; this is encoded by the coding sequence ATGAGCGACACAGACGAGAATCAAAACCGGATATATGCAATAAAGACGACTGCAAAGCAGGAGCGCACTGTAGTTGATAATATTGTAAAGGCTTTGGAAGATCATGATGAGATTCATGTGGTTGCTGTGATGGCACCGGATGAGCTCAAAGGATATGTGCTTGTTGAAAGCCCGGATCCTATTGCACGTATTGAACAGCTTAGGGAGATGGTTCCCAATGCACGCGCAGTAGTAAAAGGTGAGACATCTTTTCATGAAATTGAACATTTCCTTGTTCCAAAACCTGTTGTCTCCGGTATAGATGAGGGAACAATAGTGGAGCTCATTGCCGGACCTTTCAAGGGAGAAAAGGCTGTTGTTAAAAGAGTTGATACTTCCAAAGAAGAGATAACGGTTGAACTCTACGAAAGTATGGTTCCTATTCCGATTACAGTACGTGGTGATAACGTGCGCGTAATTGACAAAAATCAGGACTGA
- a CDS encoding 50S ribosomal protein L11, with protein sequence MGEVVEVLVPGGKATAGPPLGPALGPLGINVKAVVDEINKKTSEFNGMQVPVKVEVDDKKNFTISVGVPPATALIMKECGIEKGSGEPNLSKVGDLPFEAAVRIARMKFDDMLSYDLKNAVKEVVGSCVSVGVTVDGKDPKVIFADIDAGQYDSQLA encoded by the coding sequence ATGGGAGAAGTAGTCGAGGTATTGGTACCCGGCGGTAAAGCTACTGCAGGCCCACCATTGGGACCTGCATTAGGACCTCTCGGAATTAATGTGAAGGCTGTTGTTGACGAGATCAACAAAAAGACCTCAGAATTTAACGGCATGCAGGTGCCTGTTAAAGTCGAGGTTGACGACAAAAAGAACTTCACAATCTCCGTTGGTGTTCCTCCAGCAACTGCACTTATTATGAAAGAGTGCGGCATTGAGAAAGGCTCAGGAGAGCCGAATCTCTCTAAGGTTGGTGATTTACCGTTTGAGGCTGCTGTCCGTATAGCCCGCATGAAGTTTGACGATATGCTTTCATATGATCTAAAAAACGCCGTAAAGGAAGTTGTTGGTTCATGTGTAAGTGTAGGTGTCACTGTTGACGGCAAAGATCCAAAAGTAATCTTTGCTGACATTGATGCAGGCCAGTACGACAGTCAGCTCGCATGA
- the rpl12p gene encoding 50S ribosomal protein P1: MEYIYAALVLHSAGKEINEDAVTKVMTAAGIAVDDSRVKALIAALDGVDIAEAIEKSAVAAVAAAPAAAAPAAAAAEEEAAPEEEEKDEEGGMAGLGALFG, encoded by the coding sequence ATGGAGTACATCTACGCAGCACTTGTTCTGCACAGCGCAGGAAAGGAAATTAATGAAGATGCAGTCACAAAAGTTATGACTGCAGCAGGTATCGCAGTTGACGACAGCCGTGTAAAGGCACTTATTGCAGCACTTGACGGTGTTGACATTGCAGAAGCAATTGAGAAATCCGCAGTAGCGGCAGTAGCAGCAGCACCGGCAGCAGCAGCACCGGCAGCAGCCGCCGCAGAAGAGGAAGCAGCACCTGAAGAAGAGGAAAAAGACGAAGAGGGCGGCATGGCCGGTCTCGGAGCACTCTTCGGATAA
- a CDS encoding 50S ribosomal protein L10: protein MAIYSHHLPQWKRDEVEEIKKLSEEYRLTGLVDLHGIPASQLQQMRRNLRGSAVLKMTRNTLIEHAFNELGGEICRTVEYVDGHSAMIYTNENPFKLYKKLQDTMTKMVAKPGDIAPEDIVVPKGPTGFPPGPIVGTLQQSGIPAAIEGGKVVIRETKTVVKAGEEINAKMADVLSKLDIKPMDVGLSLQIAFYDGTFFEPNTLAIDETEYFNNVVLAAQQAFNLSVNASYPTSTTVATIIGKAVREARNLAVEAAIYEKDVVDLIIGRASRESLAIKALVE from the coding sequence ATGGCTATATATTCGCACCACCTCCCGCAGTGGAAGAGGGATGAAGTAGAGGAGATTAAAAAGCTCTCAGAGGAATACAGACTGACAGGTCTTGTTGATCTTCACGGTATTCCGGCAAGCCAGCTTCAGCAGATGCGCCGAAATCTTCGTGGATCAGCAGTTCTTAAGATGACAAGAAACACTCTTATTGAACATGCATTCAATGAGCTTGGCGGAGAAATCTGCAGGACTGTCGAGTATGTAGACGGCCACAGTGCTATGATCTACACAAACGAGAATCCTTTTAAACTCTACAAAAAGCTTCAGGATACCATGACAAAGATGGTCGCAAAGCCCGGGGACATCGCACCCGAGGATATTGTCGTACCAAAAGGTCCAACAGGATTTCCACCCGGACCAATTGTCGGTACTCTGCAGCAGTCAGGAATTCCGGCCGCCATTGAAGGCGGAAAAGTTGTTATCCGTGAGACAAAGACTGTTGTCAAAGCAGGAGAGGAAATTAACGCGAAGATGGCAGATGTGCTGTCTAAGCTTGATATTAAACCAATGGATGTTGGTTTAAGTCTTCAGATTGCATTTTACGACGGAACATTCTTTGAGCCGAATACACTGGCAATTGATGAGACTGAGTACTTTAACAATGTTGTTCTTGCAGCACAGCAGGCATTTAATCTGTCTGTTAACGCATCATATCCGACTTCTACAACAGTTGCCACAATTATTGGCAAGGCTGTTCGTGAAGCAAGGAACCTTGCAGTTGAAGCGGCAATTTATGAAAAGGATGTCGTTGATCTGATTATCGGACGTGCATCAAGAGAATCACTTGCAATAAAAGCACTTGTTGAGTAA
- a CDS encoding response regulator, with protein sequence MTRSRILLLDDEAPILDIMSLFLKRNGYDVVCSQSGSDALSVFREEYSSQKKIDLAILDVSIPGDIGAKEILEPMREIDPDICVIITSGDSVQGAMDDPLKFGFSGSLKKPFRSTELIEIVKEVLKD encoded by the coding sequence ATGACACGTTCAAGAATTCTTCTGCTTGATGACGAGGCACCTATTCTTGATATAATGTCGTTATTCCTAAAAAGAAACGGTTACGATGTAGTCTGTTCACAGTCCGGTTCAGATGCACTTTCAGTTTTTAGGGAAGAATACTCTTCACAAAAAAAAATTGACCTTGCTATCCTTGATGTTTCAATACCCGGAGATATTGGGGCAAAAGAAATTCTGGAACCTATGAGAGAGATTGATCCAGACATTTGTGTAATAATCACAAGCGGCGATTCAGTGCAGGGCGCAATGGATGATCCCTTAAAATTTGGTTTTTCAGGCTCGCTTAAAAAACCATTCCGCTCAACAGAACTTATTGAGATTGTAAAAGAAGTTTTGAAAGATTAA
- a CDS encoding response regulator has translation MMKVLMIDDEEVVLDVSKLFLERQGNISVDCVSSASKGMEKLLSEKYDAVICDYDMDEIDGISFLKAVRGIYPGINSPCPEIPFIIFTGKGDECVVIEALNCGADFYLQKGNDPRGQLLELTHKIEDIVNRRCNEEIMDAAFENTGTCMVILDDENNVIRMNMQMYEVLGISKPDEKEESVPVKPDIFVCKENLESFAEFLSGMRKNCGYRRSEREKIEFNLCRDGKEKLPVSANAVYIPEKKVTILSIRII, from the coding sequence ATGATGAAGGTGCTGATGATTGATGATGAAGAGGTTGTTTTGGATGTATCAAAACTTTTTCTGGAGCGTCAGGGCAATATTTCTGTGGATTGTGTTTCATCAGCATCAAAAGGAATGGAAAAACTTCTTTCTGAAAAATATGATGCTGTAATCTGTGATTATGATATGGATGAAATAGATGGAATCTCATTTTTAAAAGCAGTAAGGGGGATATATCCTGGAATAAATTCCCCCTGTCCTGAGATTCCTTTTATTATATTCACAGGAAAAGGTGATGAATGCGTTGTAATAGAGGCTTTGAACTGCGGCGCTGATTTTTATCTTCAAAAGGGAAATGATCCAAGAGGTCAGCTGTTGGAACTCACACACAAAATAGAGGATATTGTAAACCGCAGATGTAATGAGGAAATAATGGATGCCGCTTTTGAAAATACCGGAACATGTATGGTAATTCTTGATGATGAAAACAATGTCATAAGGATGAACATGCAGATGTATGAAGTTCTTGGAATATCAAAACCCGATGAAAAAGAGGAATCTGTACCTGTAAAACCGGACATTTTTGTGTGCAAAGAAAATCTTGAATCATTTGCTGAATTTTTATCCGGAATGCGCAAAAATTGTGGGTACAGGAGAAGTGAAAGAGAAAAGATTGAATTTAATCTTTGCAGGGATGGCAAAGAGAAACTGCCTGTTTCAGCAAACGCTGTATATATTCCTGAAAAAAAGGTGACGATTCTCTCAATAAGAATTATTTAG
- a CDS encoding 50S ribosomal protein L1, translating to MVERVQILKAVNEAIEKAPERKFTESIEITFNLKNIDMAQPKNRIDETMVLPKGTGRIQKIAVLGKGDITTQAKAANVELIIGPEEIERLGGEPREARNMADEYMFFLAETAVMPLVGRYLGTRLGPRGKMPQPIPQGLDIGPIVERLRNSVKFRSKDKKTFHVRVGSVKMSPEDVSENIDAVMRKVESNLESGTMNIRSVYVKTSMGPAVRLM from the coding sequence ATGGTTGAAAGGGTCCAGATTCTAAAGGCCGTAAATGAGGCTATAGAGAAGGCGCCTGAGAGAAAGTTCACTGAGAGTATTGAAATTACATTCAACCTCAAGAACATCGATATGGCGCAGCCAAAAAACCGTATAGATGAGACTATGGTTCTTCCGAAGGGAACGGGACGTATCCAAAAGATAGCTGTTCTTGGAAAGGGAGATATCACCACTCAGGCAAAAGCTGCTAATGTAGAACTCATCATAGGGCCAGAAGAAATAGAGCGTCTGGGAGGCGAACCACGTGAAGCCAGAAATATGGCGGACGAATACATGTTCTTCCTTGCTGAAACCGCAGTAATGCCTCTTGTTGGCCGTTACTTAGGTACAAGGCTTGGTCCACGCGGTAAAATGCCACAGCCGATCCCACAGGGACTGGATATCGGACCTATTGTGGAGCGTCTTAGAAACTCTGTCAAATTCCGTTCCAAAGACAAAAAGACATTCCATGTCAGAGTTGGATCGGTAAAAATGTCTCCTGAAGACGTTTCTGAGAATATTGACGCTGTCATGAGAAAGGTTGAGTCCAATCTTGAAAGTGGAACTATGAATATTCGCTCAGTGTATGTAAAAACATCCATGGGCCCTGCAGTGAGGCTGATGTAA